Proteins encoded within one genomic window of Streptomyces taklimakanensis:
- a CDS encoding DUF6745 domain-containing protein has protein sequence MGAVEELGRWRRVAARTGPADRAEAETGVRWAYRAAGLAEPERIVWAGSPRGAVTAVTAMKEAGEEVGRSVRREVRTLPWAAERERLHRLLGPAGWSEHWARTAAPLWETTRSLVERVRTGVVEEVVASSGQGHAVRSILLDAVFGQHDAPWLFALGAGGGDGTGPLDGLAAVARAAGWWWPYEKVAVVAERPLELHRDEAGRLDRSDGPALAFPDGFALHAWKGMPVPADFLAELGSLTPERIRAEENAELRRVMLEHHGYDRYLTESGARPVHRDSTGVLWRIDLEDDEPVVAVEVVNSTPEPDGTYRTYWLRVPPTTRTAREGVAWTFGLHPDAYEPMVQS, from the coding sequence ATGGGCGCGGTGGAGGAGCTCGGGCGGTGGCGCCGGGTCGCGGCGCGGACCGGCCCCGCCGACCGGGCCGAGGCGGAGACGGGGGTGCGGTGGGCGTACCGCGCGGCCGGACTCGCCGAGCCCGAGCGGATCGTGTGGGCCGGCTCGCCGCGCGGGGCGGTGACCGCCGTGACGGCGATGAAGGAGGCGGGGGAGGAGGTGGGCCGCAGCGTACGGCGTGAGGTCCGCACCCTGCCCTGGGCGGCGGAGCGGGAGCGGCTGCACCGGCTGCTGGGACCGGCCGGGTGGTCGGAGCACTGGGCGCGGACGGCGGCCCCCCTGTGGGAGACGACCCGTTCCCTCGTCGAACGCGTCCGCACCGGAGTCGTCGAGGAGGTGGTGGCCTCGTCCGGGCAGGGACACGCGGTGCGGTCGATCCTGCTGGACGCGGTGTTCGGCCAGCACGACGCGCCCTGGCTGTTCGCCCTGGGAGCGGGCGGGGGCGACGGCACCGGGCCCCTCGACGGCCTCGCGGCGGTCGCCCGCGCCGCCGGGTGGTGGTGGCCCTACGAGAAGGTGGCGGTCGTCGCCGAACGTCCCCTGGAACTCCACCGGGACGAGGCGGGACGGCTCGACCGGAGCGACGGCCCGGCACTGGCCTTCCCCGACGGCTTCGCCCTCCACGCCTGGAAGGGGATGCCGGTCCCGGCGGACTTCCTCGCCGAGCTGGGCTCCCTCACCCCCGAGCGCATACGCGCCGAGGAGAACGCGGAGTTGCGCCGCGTGATGCTGGAACACCACGGCTACGACCGCTACCTCACCGAGTCCGGCGCGCGGCCGGTCCACCGGGACTCCACCGGCGTGCTGTGGCGGATCGACCTGGAGGACGACGAGCCGGTGGTGGCGGTGGAGGTCGTCAACTCCACGCCGGAGCCGGACGGCACGTACCGCACGTACTGGCTGCGGGTGCCGCCGACCACCCGGACGGCCCGTGAGGGCGTCGCATGGACGTTCGGCCTGCACCCCGACGCGTACGAGCCGATGGTTCAGAGCTGA